Within Rothia sp. ZJ932, the genomic segment GCCATTGCAGATGCTAATCTGCCCTTGGCAAAAGATGCCGCTGCCCGTTATGGTTTCGAGAAGGTGTACGCCGATTGGACGGAGGTAGCTCGCGACCCAGAAATAGATGCCGTTTCCATTGTGGTGGGAAATCATCTCCATCTACCCATTGCAAGGGGTCTCCTTGAGGCCGGCAAGCACGTTCTTTGCGAGAAGCCACTTGCTGGCTCAATTGAGGATGCCGAGGCCATGGCGGATCTTGAAAAACAATATGGCGACAAGTTAGTGACAGCTACAGGGTATACAGTCCGTCGCACTCCTGCACTACTAGCCATTAAAGACAAGATTGACAGTCAAGAATTTGGACAAGTATCAAACTTCATCTCCAACTACCTCTGCGATTACGCATCTGACCCCCAGGCACCTATGAGCTGGCGCTTCAAAGGTGCACCGGGTTCGGGAGCACTCGGCGACCTTGGTTCACACACCATTGACACAGGCGAGTTCCTCAACGGAAGAATCAAAACAATCCGCGGGGCGTATTTTTCCACCAGCATCAAGGAACGCTTTTTACCCGCGACCGCAGTGGTAGGGCACAATTTTGTGGATCTATCAGACAAGTCAGAGCCCGTAGAAAACGAAGATTCTGCAACGTTTACTTGTGAGTTTGAAAATGGAGCTATCGGAACATACACAATTTCCCGAGTAGCTTTCGGTAATCCCAACGGTCAGACTTACGCAATCCATGGTCCAAACGCCTCAGCTAGTTGGGATATTCTACGGCCTGCAGAATTTACTTATTCGGACGCAAGCGCACCTGCTGGCTATAGCGGACCGCGCACCGTCGTCATTAATGACCATACGCCTTTCTACGCCAGCTCTATGGCAATGGACGCGCCCGGTGTTGGATACAGCTACGGTCAAAACTTTGCTTTCCAGGCCCGCGCCTTCATTGAACAGATTGCTGAAGTCAATGACCATCTTCAGCCATGTGCTTCTTTTGCAGGTGGATTACACACGCTGAGGGTTATTGAGGCTATTGTGAAATCAGCTGATCTTCAAGGGGCTCAAGTAGAGGTTCGAGAGTAACTCTCAACAACGGTAGCGCTAGGGGTTTTAAGAGTTTCCTCTAGCGCTACCGTTTACTATTTCCAGAAGTACATACGTAAAAATAGTGTGATCTCCCCCACGCCCTTTCAAAACTTGTCCTAGACCACTAAGATAGTTTGTAAGCACAAAGTATTGTGGTGTCGATGACGATACCGCAGCTAAGACTCGTCCTTATAGAAAGGCGCACTCCAATGGCAGATACCAGAACCCTTAACATAGGTCTCATCAGTGTGGGCTGGATGGGTAAGGTGCATACGCGTGCTTACACGGCAGTTCCACAACTGTATCCAGAACTTAACATCAAGACCCGCTTGCTTCAGGTGGCCGATACATCGCAGGAACGCATTCAATATGCAATTGACGTTCTAGGTTACGAAACTGGTACCACTGACTACCGTGAAGTACTAGCTAATCCAGATATAGATATTGTTTCCATCTGCGCTCCTAATTTCCTCCACGCTGAAATGGGTGTAGCAGCGGCAGCGGCCGGGAAGGCATTCTGGATAGAAAAACCAGCAGGGAGGTCGGAGCATGAAACATTCGAAATTGCATCAGCTGCAGCGCAAGCAAAGGTTACCACTGCGGTAGGTTTCAACTATCGTTCAGCGCCGGCTATCGAATATGCGCGAAAAATCATTACTGAGGGGCAGCTCGGAACTATCACTAATGTCCGCGGCGCTTTCTTGGCTGATTATTCGTCTGAACCTAACGGAGCCCTCTCGTGGCGTTTCCTGCGCAAATTAGCTGGTACTGGTGTCCTCGGCGATCTCATGGGACATTTAGCTGACCTTACCCACTACCTAGTAGGACCTATCAGCGAGGTTAACGCGATAACAAAGACCGTTTACTCAGAGCGTCCCAAACTTCCCATGGGTTCAGCCACCCATTTTGCCGTTATTGAGGATGGGGAGATGGCGCCAGTAGAAAACGAAGACTACGCTGGTTTGCTCGTACGTTTTGCAAACGGTGCCGTTGGAATGCTTGAGTCATCCCGTGTTGCTGTGGGTCCACGCGCAGAATACTCACTAGAGATATACGGAACTGAAGGATCCTTGCGCTGGGACTTCCAGCGTATGAACGAGCTCCAATTAGCTCTAAGGCAGCAGGGAACGGCGCTTGGCTACACCACAATCTATGCCGGACCTGATTTCGGAGATTTTTCCCGCTTTCAGCCCGGCGCAGGCACTGCTATGGGCTATGACGACTTGAAAGTTATCGAAGCTTATAAATTTCTTAAGGCATACCTAGGCAAGGAAAACGTCCATGCTGACATCAGTGACGCCCTCCTAGCAAATCGCGTAGTTTCAGCTGCTGAAAAATCAGTTGAGACCCGCGCTTGGGAGCCTGTTGAATTTGTCGAGGGCACCAGTAGCGCTGGCTCCGATTTCCTACACCGCTAAACCCACCTAAAAAGAAAAGGAGAATACCATGGCGCGTATTGCATCAGCACCAATTTCATGGGGTGTCTGCGAGGTTCCCGGCTGGGGACACCAGATGCAGCCCGAACGTGTTTTGGCAGAGATGAAGGAGCTTGGTTTTGAAGCAACTGAATTTGGCCCTGAAGGTTTCTTGCCCGATGCCCCTGCTGATAAGGCAGCAGTTCTGAAAGACAATAATATGGTTGCTGTAGGTGGCTTTGTTCCTGTTGTGCTGCATGATGCTGAGGTTGCCCCTCTTCCCACCATTGAGAAAGAGCTGGAGGGGTTTGTTGCTGCTGGTGGTAAAACCCTAGTTCTGGCTGCCGCCACCGGCATAGACGGTTACGATGCAGACCGTCCGGTTCTGGATGAAGCAGGTTGGGCAACTGTCTACACTAATATTGATCGGATTCTAGAGGCAGCTCAGAAGGTTGGGGTTTCGGTGGCGTTGCACCCCCATGCTGGCACCATGGTAGAGAATAAGGATGATGTGAATCATATTCTCTCGGGGTCCTCGGTGAACATCTGCTTTGATACCGGTCATATGTTTATTGGTGGCATCGACCCTGTTCAGTTTGCGGTTGATCATGCCGATCGCATTTCCCATGTTCATTTGAAGGACGTCAAACTTGAGTTTGCCCGCCGTGTGCAAGCGGGTGAGCAGACCTATTACGACGCCGTTGTTGAGGGAATGTATCGCCCGCTAGGTCAAGGCGATATAGATATTGCTAAGATTGTTTCTTCTTTGGAGAAAGCTGGCTTCGATGGCTGGTACGTTCTTGAACAGGACAACGTAATTCACGAAGAGCCGACAGCGGGGGAAGGTCCAATTGCTGATGCTAGGGTGTCACTCGATTACCTCAAGGGGCTGATCTCTGCCTAGCCTAGCTGTATATAGAGTGTGCCGGTTCCATATGAAGCCACTGACTAAATATGGAACCGGCGCACGTTTTTATCTACAGTATCTAGTTTTCGGCAGAAGTTTTACTTTGCTCCTTTTTGACGATATACATCACTCCAGTAGTGACGTCATCCTCTAACACCCCTAGAGTGCGACCGCGAGTTTCCGGGACTTAAGTAAGCACGAAAATGAATGCTATGACCCCAATAGCGGCAAACAGAAAGAATACTCCAGTAACTCCCAGCCCAGCGATGAGAGTGGGCAAGAAGAGAGCTAAGAAGCCGTTAATAAGCTATCCGAAGAAGACAGACACTCCGATACCGATACCGCGTATGTGCAAGGGGAAGATTTCTGTGAGTCAGGTCCACACCGCAACATAACGCCGCTTACGGAAACATGTAAGGAAAAGGATGCGATTTCAGATGTTCTAAGTCAGGGAGTTGAAGGGCTATTTGTCCTCTCGGCACCTACAAATGACTAGTGTAGGATACGAATTCGAGGAGCTAACCCAGGCAGATCTTAGGTGTTTAGTCGCCCAGGCGGGCCAAGGCAAACTTATTACCGAAGGGCTCTACCTGCAAAACCCTCTCTTGTTCACAGACGAACCACTGCGCGTCCTAGGAGCTAGTGTTCGGGTCCGTTACCGCTAAAACTTGTTGTTTGACGTAGTACGAGCTGTGGGTCAAGAACCCTAATCTGAGGTTTTTCTATAGGTCTTGCAATACGTTCTAAAGCTATTCCTGCTGCAATACGCCCCAGCTCAAACCCCCTAATATCGACAGTACTTAAGCTTGTTCCAGGTGCTGCGGATGCTTCTGTGTTGTCATAGCCCATCACAGCGATATCTACGCCCGGTCTAAGACCTCTTTCAATCAAAGCGTCGAGTACACCCAGTGCTGACCGGTCGTTATGGGAAAGTATGGCATCAGGTTTACTCCCCGAATCCAGTAATTGGTGTGTTACTTGGCGCGCATCTGAACGTAAGTAAGTAGATTGAACAGTGACAGGATCCAGCGCAGCTTCCCTCATCGCTTCTTTGTATCCATCTAGGCGCTCATAGTACCCGTCGAGAGGTGGGTTCATGAGAAAAACTATATTTTTGCAGCCTAACGACAGCAGGTGTTCGGTTGCCATTCTGCCTCCCAGCCTAGAATTGGCTGTCACAGCATCAAGACCGGCAACTTGACGCTCAACTATCACAATGGGGCACTTCCGCGCATACTGGGTAACGATTTTGTCAGGCAAGGTTAGACCGAGCGCGATAATCACGTCAGATTGGGTCTCTTGCAGCGACCTCAGACTTTTCTCGTCTAAAGAACCATCAGGTTTGCCCACGGAAAGGACTAAGCGTGAGTCGCCTTCCTGAATTCGAGCGTGGATCCCATCATGAATATCAGCAAAAACATCATTGTGGAGATCCGGAATAAATACTCCTACGGTGCGCTTAGTACGGGTCGCCAATTGCGCGGCAATCGTGTTGTGTACGTATCCTAGTTTTTCGCCAACGGACAGGATTCGTTGTCGGGTTTGTGTGCTTACTCCAGGAGCATTTCGGTAGGCTAGCGATACAAGAGCACGAGATACTCCCGCTTCTTTGGCTACATCCTCCATTGTAATTTTCATATGGTGTCCCCTTTTCGAGTTATCAACGCAGCTTAATTTTAATACGTGAACAAATAAGGTGTTGTGTCATAGATATGACACAACACCTTAGAGCTCTCAAAAGAGATAAGTTTTAGTGGTTTTCTTTGGGCTTGACCACGTAAATTGCACCAGTAGTAACACCAACCTCAACTTCTTCAAGTGACTTACCACGGGTTTCGGGTAGGAACTTCCACATCACCAGTACGGCTATCGCGTTGATAACAGCGAAACCAAAGAAGGTGTTATTAAGACCAACTGCGCTTAGAACAATAGGGAAGTTGAAAGCTACAAATGCGTTAGCCAGCCACAGGCAGAGAACGGAGAAACCCATGCCGAAAGCTCGGATTTGCTGGGGGAAAATCTCAGACAGGAGAACCCAGGTTGCTACGTTCAAGAAAGTTTGCATTGAACCAACAAATCCAACGATGAAGAAAAGCAAAACCCAAGGACGAATTGATGACTCAACAGGGATCAGCAGAGAACTCGTACCGATAGCCAAGTGCAAAAGAGTTACCAACGAATAACCCGTAATAACGGTGGTTCGGCGGTTAACTCGTTCCATCATCCACAGCGCAATAAAAGCACCAATAACCGCAATAACACCGGGGGCGATATTAGCAATGAGCGCGGCCTGACGAGAGAATCCGGCGTCCTCGAGAACGATAGTTCCGTAGTACATGATGGAGTTGATGCCGGTAAACTGCTGGAATACCGCCAAGGCGACACCAACGAAGATAATTCGAAGAATCCACTTGTCTTTGAACATTGAGCCCACGCTGGGTGAAACCATACGATTTTCTTTTTCCAGAGTGTATTCAATATCGCGGATTTCTGCTGCGGCACGCTCTTCTGAGCGGATAGTACGCAGGATATCGAAAGCTTCTTCCTTGCGGCCCTTTGAAAGTAGCCAACGAGGAGACTCAGGCATACGAAGCATACCGATAAAGAGGAAGATTGCTGGTATTGCGCAGATAGCGAGCATGAAACGCCATACGTGTTCTAGGTGCCCAAGCGTAGTACCCAGAATTGCGTTCACAACGAATGCCGCCAACTGACCAACAACAATCATCATCTCGTTACGACCCGAGAGGGAGCCACGGATTTCATATGGGGCAAGTTCTGAGAGGAACACAGGGACAACGGTGGATGCGCCACCAACGCCGATACCTAAGAAAACACGGCCCACCAAAAGAATACTCAGATTAGGAGCAACAGCACAGAGGACCGCACCAAGAAAGAAGATTATTGCCAGCAACAAAATGGTCTTTTTACGCCCGATTGAGTCTGAGAGGTAGCCGATAGTCAACGCGCCCAAAGCAGCACCCAACAAAAGGGTCGCAGTTACGAGACCGATGCTCTGCTCAGTCAAGCCGAGCTCGGCGCTCATAGGTTCCAGCGCACCGTTAATCACGCCGGTGTCATAACCGAAGAGAAGCCCACCAAGAGTTGCTACGACGGCCACCTGGCCTAGGCGCTTACTGTGCGGTCCCCTAGTTAGAGGGGGCAGGTTCGTCTCAGAAGCTGAGACGGAATGTCCTGACATAATTGACTCCTTTGTCTACAAAACCCTAAAGAATTTAGGGCTAGTTGCTCTTAGCTTGAGCAATTTTTTCTTTCATGGTTGCAATTTGGTACTTGGAGACCTCAATTGCTTTTTCGTCTTCCGCGAATACTGATGAGCACATGACGGTTTTTTCAGAATCCAGGAAACCAATCTCATGAAGGCCACCAAAAAATTCTTGCCAATTAACATCGCCATCACCAATTTTTAGATGCTGATGAACTCGTACAGGATTGCCGGGAGGATTTGTAATGTAGCGCAGACCATGCGAACGATGGTGGTCCATGGTGTCAGCTACGTGAACAATACGAATACCTTCTTTAGCCTCACGCATGATGTCTAAGGGCGCATCAACCATATGGAAAGTATGAGGTGCCACGTAAACCATGCCGATATTCTTAGAATTGACCCCTCGAATAACCCTCCAGGCTGCAATACCTTGTTCGACAAAGTCATCAGGATGAGGGTCAATCGCTACGTGAATTCCTTCACGCTCAATAAGCGGAAGTAATTCTTCCATTGAACGGTAAAAAGCTCGCTCTGATTCTTCAGCTTTTTCAGGGCGACCAGAGAACTCCGTGCCGATCTGATCTACTCCTAGGTCGACAGCAATCTGAATTACCCGCTTCCAATAGCGCACGGCTGCTTCACGGGCATCCGGGTCAGGAGAAGACCAACGGAGGACAGGGAGAAGAGAAGCAATCTCAATCTCTGCGTCCTTGCACGCCTGAGCCATTTTCTTCACAAGATCGTCATCAGCCTTGGGGTGATTGAAGAACGGAATGAAGTCTGCATGTGGGGTCAGTTGAAGATAATCGTAGTCAAGGTCTTTAGCTAGCTGAGGAAACTCCAAAAGTCCATGTGAGTGGTGGAAGGGTGTGGGGTCCAAGGCAATCTTCATAGAATTTCCTCTGCTTTCCTTTCGTAAGGTAAAGACCATAGCCTCCACCATCTCATGTGTTATATGACACTATACTTTTGTTAGGTCATATGGACAATGGTCAATTTCTAAAAGTTGAGAAAATTTTAAAAAATTCACCTCAACACCGCTCTGCAACTAGTTAGGCGCTCGTTCCCTGTAGACAGGGAACGAGCGCCCACACTTAGAGAACCATCAAATTATTTATAAAGATCAGGCTTCTCGTTCAGCTCAACAGCAACAGCTTCACCCGACTCCAAAGCGGCAAGCCCTGCTTCACAGCAGGCAGCTGCTGCGTAACCGTCCCAGGCAGAAGGACCAGTCTGCTCACCCTTGAGAGCAGCGTCAACCCATGCCTGAACCTCCTGATCATAAGCATCGACAAAACGTGGTTCGAAGCTGGAATTCACTAGGTCATTACCTACTGAGAGGTGGTTGTCCTCAAAGATAGCCTTGGTAGTCACAGAGTAACCGTACTGAGAAGTCACATGGGTGTTTACAGTCACCAGAATGCCAGATTCAGTTTCCATAATGACCTTAGCTGGGTCCTGAAGCTCACCAGTTGCGTACTTGCTCTTTTTTCCGTGCAGAGCGCGTACAGTCTTGATTTCTTCTCCAGTCAAAAAGCGAACGCCATCGAATTCATGGACTACAGTGTCATCAATCAAGTTGCGACCAGTATAAGATTCAGGGACGTCAGGGTTGATATGCTCACACTCAAGTTGCAAAAGTTCGCCTGACAGACCTGACTCTACGGCTGCACGAATAGTGCGGTAGCCACCGTCAAAACGACGCATAAAGCCAACTTGAACTAGCTTTTTATCAGCCTCAACCTCCGCCTGCACAATTTCCCATGAGGATGCAGAATCAGGAGTTAGTGGCTTTTCGCAAAGAACAGGGAGTCCAGCTTCAATAGCAGGCATCAGTACAGGTGCATGCAAGAACCCGGGAGTTGCGATAAGAACAGCATCTACACCCTTAGATTCAATAGCTTTATGGAAGTCCGTGTAAATCTTTACGTCTTCAATGCCCTCCACCGCACGCTGCGCTACTTCTTCATTGATATCAACTACCGCAACAACACGGGCACCCTTAATGCGGTCAGATTCAATTCGCTTGATGTGGTCAAATCCCATGCGTCCTGCGCCAACAACAGCGACACGAAGTTCATTAGACATGTCAATCTTCTCCTTTATTATCGTTAGGAAGTTCATGTTGATAAGGCTTAACCGGACATCAACATGAGGTGCTAACAAATATTGTTAGCTAATGGTTGTGCGAGATCCGCATCCGAGCAGGTACGACTTAGTGCGCTTGGCGATAGGAAGAGGCGTGTCAAAAGAATCAACCGGATACATATCCTGTTCCACGATACCGAAAAATGGACGCCCCAATGACTCTGCGACCTCGATAACCTTTGAGAGATCAGGCAAGCCGTAGGGCGGTTCGCACATTGCACCAAGACGCACAGCCTTAGAAAATGACATCTCTTCAGCGCGCACCTGAGCGACGATTTTAGGGTCGACCTGCTTGAGATGCAGATAACCGATACGCTCAGGATACTTTTCAATAAGTTCAACGGAGGATACTCCCCCGTATTCAGCGTGCCCGGTATCAAGACAAAGGGTTACCAGCTTGGGATCGGTAACCGATAGAAACTTTTCAATCTCTTCCATGGTTTCCACGTGAGAATCGGCGTGGGAATGAAACTGCTGAAAGAGACCAAATTCTTTTTGAAGAGTTTCACCCAAGCGGTTATGACCAGCAGCGAGATCCCTCCACTGCTTGTCGGTAAGAGTCGCGGGTTCGAGCTCCTTACCCGTCTTATCATCGCGCCAGAGAGCAGGAATCACGACAATATGCTCAGCACCCATAGCAGCAGTTAGCTCTGCTACCTTGCGAGCAGGCTCCCAAGCAAGGTCCCACTGGTCAAGACCTCGATGAAAAGCTGTAAAAACAGTGCCAGCAGAAACCCGCAGGTCTCGTTCTTTTAGCTCTTTTGCGAGGGTTTCTGGATCGGCAGGCAAGTACCCATATGGCCCCAGTTCAATCCACTTGTAACCAGCTTCGGCCACTTCGTCAAGGAATCTTTGCCATGGTGTCTGCTGGCTATCTTCAGGGAACCATACACCCCACGAGTCGGGAGCTGTACCGATGATTAGCTTGTTCTCGGACATCGCTTACATACTTTCATCAGCAGTGCTGAGCACTGATTTTTCTTTACGCTTCACATTTCTATGTACTGACATACTATCAATTAAAGTGTTCGTGGTCACCTGCGACAACGTTTTGTAAATTTTATTTTGTCCAAATATCTTTCATAGTTATGCACCATATGTCTTGGGGCTTCTTACCGCAGAAATAAAAAGTGTCGCTACATCCAAAGAGGTAGCGACACTTAGTCGTTATATTATCCAACCAGCTTATGCATTCAGCTTCTAATCGTTGTTGCGAGACTCAAAGTTGAAAGATGCACCAGAGGCTTGTTTAGGCTCAGGCCAACGCTGAGTAATAGCCTTCTTACGAGTGTAGAACTGCACACCTTCTTCGCCATATACATGGTGTTCACCGAAGAGGGAGTCATTCCAACCACCAAAGGAGTGGTTGGCCAAAGGAACAGGCAGAGGAACGTTGACGCCAACCATACCCACCTTGATATCACGGGTGAAACGACGGGCAGCAGCACCCGAAGAGGTAAAGATGCAGGTGCCGTTACCAAAGGGATTTGAGTTAATGAGCTCAATACCCTCCGCCAGAGATTCAACCCGTACAACAACTAGAACAGGACCAAAGACCTCTTCCCCATAAGCTGCCATTTCAGTCTTAACCTTGTCCAAAATGGTAGGTCCAACGAAATAGCCATTCTCGTGACCCTCAACCACCAGGTCACGACCGTCAACAACAACAGCTGCACCAGCTTCTTCAGCTTCAGTGATGATGCGCTTGACGCGGTCACGGGAAACAGGGGTGATAAGCGGTCCCATGTCAGCATCCTTGTCCATGCCGTTAGAGACCTTGATATCCTTTGCTTGCTCCGCTACCTTCTCGATGGTAACTTCAGCCGCGTCCCCAACAGCAACGGCAACAGAAATAGCCATGCAGCGCTGACCAGCTGCACCGAAAGCTGCTGCAGAGAGGTGGTCAGCTACAACATCCATGTCAGCATCGGGCATAATCAGAGCGTGGTTCTTGGCGCCACCCAGAGCTTGAACTCGCTTACCGTGCACAACACCCGTCTCGTAAACATATTTTGCAATCGGGGTAGAACCGACAAAGGAAATACCCTCGACGTCAGGGTGGGTTAGCAACCCATCAACCATCTCTTTATCACCGTGCAAAACGTTAAAGACGCCATCAGGAAGACCTGCCTCTTTCCAGAGCTTAGCAATAAAATTGGCAGCCCCAGGATCACGCTCGGAGGGCTTTAGGATAAAAGCATTACCGGTAGCGATAGCTAGTGGTGCCATCCAGAGCTGAATCATAACGGGGAAGTTGAAGGGAGTGATACCTGCAACCACACCTAGAGGCTGACGCATGGAGTATGCATCGATTCCAGTTGCTGCCTGAGGCGTGTAAGCACCGGAAATCAGGTTAGTGATTCCACAAGCGTACTCAACAATTTCCTGACCGCGAGCAATTTCTCCCTTAGCATCCGAAAATACTTTGCCGTGCTCACGTACTACAATTTCAGCCAATTCATCCGTCTTAGCTACCAACAGCTCACGGAAACGGAAAAGAACCGCAGTGCGCTTGGCAAGGGATAACTCTGCCCAGCTCTTCGAAGCTTCCTTCGCTACCTCAACAACTTTTTTCAGCTCTTCTGGACCTCCCAGGTGCAAAGAACCGATTACTTCTCCGGTTGCCGGGTTGTAAATATCTTGACGCTTATCGCCTGATGAGGCTACTTCTTCGCCTTTGATGAAGTGAACAGTTTCGTAGGTCATTTCTCTCCTTCGATGGATTCAAAAATTGATTTATTGATGGATAAATAAGTTCTTGTCATCGCTCATCATGTGCCAGCTCAGCGG encodes:
- a CDS encoding sugar porter family MFS transporter, producing the protein MSGHSVSASETNLPPLTRGPHSKRLGQVAVVATLGGLLFGYDTGVINGALEPMSAELGLTEQSIGLVTATLLLGAALGALTIGYLSDSIGRKKTILLLAIIFFLGAVLCAVAPNLSILLVGRVFLGIGVGGASTVVPVFLSELAPYEIRGSLSGRNEMMIVVGQLAAFVVNAILGTTLGHLEHVWRFMLAICAIPAIFLFIGMLRMPESPRWLLSKGRKEEAFDILRTIRSEERAAAEIRDIEYTLEKENRMVSPSVGSMFKDKWILRIIFVGVALAVFQQFTGINSIMYYGTIVLEDAGFSRQAALIANIAPGVIAVIGAFIALWMMERVNRRTTVITGYSLVTLLHLAIGTSSLLIPVESSIRPWVLLFFIVGFVGSMQTFLNVATWVLLSEIFPQQIRAFGMGFSVLCLWLANAFVAFNFPIVLSAVGLNNTFFGFAVINAIAVLVMWKFLPETRGKSLEEVEVGVTTGAIYVVKPKENH
- a CDS encoding LacI family DNA-binding transcriptional regulator, giving the protein MKITMEDVAKEAGVSRALVSLAYRNAPGVSTQTRQRILSVGEKLGYVHNTIAAQLATRTKRTVGVFIPDLHNDVFADIHDGIHARIQEGDSRLVLSVGKPDGSLDEKSLRSLQETQSDVIIALGLTLPDKIVTQYARKCPIVIVERQVAGLDAVTANSRLGGRMATEHLLSLGCKNIVFLMNPPLDGYYERLDGYKEAMREAALDPVTVQSTYLRSDARQVTHQLLDSGSKPDAILSHNDRSALGVLDALIERGLRPGVDIAVMGYDNTEASAAPGTSLSTVDIRGFELGRIAAGIALERIARPIEKPQIRVLDPQLVLRQTTSFSGNGPEH
- a CDS encoding Gfo/Idh/MocA family protein, producing MSNELRVAVVGAGRMGFDHIKRIESDRIKGARVVAVVDINEEVAQRAVEGIEDVKIYTDFHKAIESKGVDAVLIATPGFLHAPVLMPAIEAGLPVLCEKPLTPDSASSWEIVQAEVEADKKLVQVGFMRRFDGGYRTIRAAVESGLSGELLQLECEHINPDVPESYTGRNLIDDTVVHEFDGVRFLTGEEIKTVRALHGKKSKYATGELQDPAKVIMETESGILVTVNTHVTSQYGYSVTTKAIFEDNHLSVGNDLVNSSFEPRFVDAYDQEVQAWVDAALKGEQTGPSAWDGYAAAACCEAGLAALESGEAVAVELNEKPDLYK
- a CDS encoding sugar phosphate isomerase/epimerase family protein; translated protein: MKIALDPTPFHHSHGLLEFPQLAKDLDYDYLQLTPHADFIPFFNHPKADDDLVKKMAQACKDAEIEIASLLPVLRWSSPDPDAREAAVRYWKRVIQIAVDLGVDQIGTEFSGRPEKAEESERAFYRSMEELLPLIEREGIHVAIDPHPDDFVEQGIAAWRVIRGVNSKNIGMVYVAPHTFHMVDAPLDIMREAKEGIRIVHVADTMDHHRSHGLRYITNPPGNPVRVHQHLKIGDGDVNWQEFFGGLHEIGFLDSEKTVMCSSVFAEDEKAIEVSKYQIATMKEKIAQAKSN
- a CDS encoding Gfo/Idh/MocA family protein → MSPNVIRVAVIGAGMAGQGHAYGYRMASAIQSGKTIPSIHLAAIADANLPLAKDAAARYGFEKVYADWTEVARDPEIDAVSIVVGNHLHLPIARGLLEAGKHVLCEKPLAGSIEDAEAMADLEKQYGDKLVTATGYTVRRTPALLAIKDKIDSQEFGQVSNFISNYLCDYASDPQAPMSWRFKGAPGSGALGDLGSHTIDTGEFLNGRIKTIRGAYFSTSIKERFLPATAVVGHNFVDLSDKSEPVENEDSATFTCEFENGAIGTYTISRVAFGNPNGQTYAIHGPNASASWDILRPAEFTYSDASAPAGYSGPRTVVINDHTPFYASSMAMDAPGVGYSYGQNFAFQARAFIEQIAEVNDHLQPCASFAGGLHTLRVIEAIVKSADLQGAQVEVRE
- a CDS encoding CoA-acylating methylmalonate-semialdehyde dehydrogenase, with the protein product MTYETVHFIKGEEVASSGDKRQDIYNPATGEVIGSLHLGGPEELKKVVEVAKEASKSWAELSLAKRTAVLFRFRELLVAKTDELAEIVVREHGKVFSDAKGEIARGQEIVEYACGITNLISGAYTPQAATGIDAYSMRQPLGVVAGITPFNFPVMIQLWMAPLAIATGNAFILKPSERDPGAANFIAKLWKEAGLPDGVFNVLHGDKEMVDGLLTHPDVEGISFVGSTPIAKYVYETGVVHGKRVQALGGAKNHALIMPDADMDVVADHLSAAAFGAAGQRCMAISVAVAVGDAAEVTIEKVAEQAKDIKVSNGMDKDADMGPLITPVSRDRVKRIITEAEEAGAAVVVDGRDLVVEGHENGYFVGPTILDKVKTEMAAYGEEVFGPVLVVVRVESLAEGIELINSNPFGNGTCIFTSSGAAARRFTRDIKVGMVGVNVPLPVPLANHSFGGWNDSLFGEHHVYGEEGVQFYTRKKAITQRWPEPKQASGASFNFESRNND
- a CDS encoding sugar phosphate isomerase/epimerase — translated: MSENKLIIGTAPDSWGVWFPEDSQQTPWQRFLDEVAEAGYKWIELGPYGYLPADPETLAKELKERDLRVSAGTVFTAFHRGLDQWDLAWEPARKVAELTAAMGAEHIVVIPALWRDDKTGKELEPATLTDKQWRDLAAGHNRLGETLQKEFGLFQQFHSHADSHVETMEEIEKFLSVTDPKLVTLCLDTGHAEYGGVSSVELIEKYPERIGYLHLKQVDPKIVAQVRAEEMSFSKAVRLGAMCEPPYGLPDLSKVIEVAESLGRPFFGIVEQDMYPVDSFDTPLPIAKRTKSYLLGCGSRTTIS
- a CDS encoding Gfo/Idh/MocA family protein, which encodes MADTRTLNIGLISVGWMGKVHTRAYTAVPQLYPELNIKTRLLQVADTSQERIQYAIDVLGYETGTTDYREVLANPDIDIVSICAPNFLHAEMGVAAAAAGKAFWIEKPAGRSEHETFEIASAAAQAKVTTAVGFNYRSAPAIEYARKIITEGQLGTITNVRGAFLADYSSEPNGALSWRFLRKLAGTGVLGDLMGHLADLTHYLVGPISEVNAITKTVYSERPKLPMGSATHFAVIEDGEMAPVENEDYAGLLVRFANGAVGMLESSRVAVGPRAEYSLEIYGTEGSLRWDFQRMNELQLALRQQGTALGYTTIYAGPDFGDFSRFQPGAGTAMGYDDLKVIEAYKFLKAYLGKENVHADISDALLANRVVSAAEKSVETRAWEPVEFVEGTSSAGSDFLHR
- a CDS encoding TIM barrel protein — translated: MARIASAPISWGVCEVPGWGHQMQPERVLAEMKELGFEATEFGPEGFLPDAPADKAAVLKDNNMVAVGGFVPVVLHDAEVAPLPTIEKELEGFVAAGGKTLVLAAATGIDGYDADRPVLDEAGWATVYTNIDRILEAAQKVGVSVALHPHAGTMVENKDDVNHILSGSSVNICFDTGHMFIGGIDPVQFAVDHADRISHVHLKDVKLEFARRVQAGEQTYYDAVVEGMYRPLGQGDIDIAKIVSSLEKAGFDGWYVLEQDNVIHEEPTAGEGPIADARVSLDYLKGLISA